A genomic stretch from Salarias fasciatus chromosome 18, fSalaFa1.1, whole genome shotgun sequence includes:
- the LOC115405090 gene encoding G-protein coupled receptor 55 produces MTSNCSFNETDHLMQTLELLIYVPVFFFGLVLNAAALLVFCVFLRKWTESTIYMTSLALMDLLLLFPLPFKMHAAQHRWPAGLQPLCSVLESLYFVGIYGSIYTITCIAVDRWVAICHPFKAKQLRSPRAALAACAAVWLLVVAAIAPTMYRFRDGGHADFHCFHGFSPKGWRPAVIACVQVFGFLLPAAAVVCCSAQTIWTLQRSGQRSAQSRACVKIIYSSLSAFLLPFTPSHIAIFLQFLVHQRLIEDCGHQARISLFIQLALCLSNVTCCLDALCYYFIAHEVRSTKHLRASVMGLRRATSSTSEL; encoded by the exons ATGACGAGTAACTGCTCCTTCAACGAGACGGACCACCTGATGCAGACGCTGGAGCTGCTCATCTACGTCCCCGTCTTCTTCTTCGGCCTGGTTCTCAACGCCGCCGCGCTGCTGGTCTTCTGCGTCTTCCTGCGGAAGTGGACCGAGTCGACCATCTACATGACCAGCCTGGCCCTGAtggacctgctgctcctcttcccgCTCCCGTTCAAGATGCACGCCGCCCAGCACCGCTGGCCGGCGGGCctgcagccgctctgctccgtcCTGGAGAGCCTGTACTTCGTGGGGATTTACGGCAGCATCTACACCATCACCTGCATCGCGGTGGACCGCTGGGTGGCCATCTGCCACCCCTTCAAGGCCAAGCAGCTGCGCTCCCCCCGGGCGGCGCTGGCGGCCTGCGCGGCGGtctggctgctggtggtggccGCCATCGCCCCGACCATGTACCGCTTCAGGGACGGCGGCCACGCCGACTTCCACTGCTTCCACGGGTTCTCGCCCAAGGGCTGGAGGCCGGCGGTGATCGCGTGCGTGCAGGTGTTCGGCTTCCTGCTGCCGGCTGCCGCGGTGGTCTGCTGCTCGGCGCAGACCATCTGGACGCTGCAGCGCTCGGGCCAGCGCAGCGCCCAGAGCCGGGCCTGCGTCAAGATCATCTACAGCAGCCTGAGCGCCTTCCTGCTGCCCTTCACCCCGAGCCACATCGCCATCTTCCTGCAGTTCCTG gtccACCAGAGGCTGATCGAGGACTGTGGACACCAGGCCCGGATCAGCCTGTTCATCCAGCTGGCTCTGTGTTTGTCCAACGTCACCTGCTGCCTGGACGCCCTCTGCTACTACTTCATCGCCCACGAGGTGAGGAGCACCAAGCACCTGCGGGCGTCCGTCATGGGCCTCAGGAGGGCCACCTCCAGCACCTCggagc